The Brachionichthys hirsutus isolate HB-005 chromosome 8, CSIRO-AGI_Bhir_v1, whole genome shotgun sequence genome contains a region encoding:
- the LOC137898356 gene encoding ADP-ribosylation factor-like protein 8B-A, protein MLALINRLLDWFRALFWKEEMELTLVGLQYSGKTTFVNVIASGHFSEDMIPTVGFNMRKVTKGNVTIKIWDIGGQPRFRSMWERYCRGVNALVYMVDAADQNKVEASRNELHNLLEKPQLQGIPVLVLGNKRDLPNALDEKQLIEEMNLAAIQDRDICCYSVSCKEKDNIDITLQWLIQHSKSRRS, encoded by the exons ATGCTGGCGCTAATAAACCGGCTTTTGGACTGGTTCAGGGCTTTGTTTTGGAAAGAGGAGATGGAGCTGACGTTGGTCGGCCTCCAGTACtctggaaaaacaacatttgtaaACGTGATCGCT TCTGGACATTTCAGTGAGGACATGATCCCCACAGTTGGGTTCAATATGAGGAAGGTTACAAAAGGAAATGTCACCATCAAG ATCTGGGATATAGGAGGGCAGCCCAGATTCAGGAGCATGTGGGAGCGCTACTGTCGGGGAGTTAATGCACTTGT GTACATGGTTGATGCAGCCGATCAAAACAAGGTGGAAGCATCTAGGAACGAGCTTCATAATTTGTTAGAAAAACCTCAATTGCAAGGGATTCCT GTTTTGGTTCTTGGTAACAAAAGGGACCTCCCCAATGCTCTCGATGAAAAGCAGCTCATTGAAGAAAT GAATCTCGCAGCTATTCAGGACAGGGATATTTGCTGCTACTCAGTTTCCTGTAAAGAGAAAGACAACATTG ATATCACACTTCAGTGGCTCATCCAGCACTCAAAATCAAGGAGAAGCTGA
- the edem1 gene encoding ER degradation-enhancing alpha-mannosidase-like protein 1 has translation MQWRSIVVGLVVLRISLGCVLWLAFGLGPNVSWGFNFPLSFSLRKLDLLFRDENTSNKAGNSWSQRIKSHGHKYEAMPRSCTRVGEESLRRSYLSLFDGDKDEYVRRYSSFPDALRSEMKAMAKEMFYFGYDNYMKYAFPEDELNPIDCQGRGPDVQNPSNININDVLGNYSLTLVDTLDTLLVLGNVTEFHKAVKLVIDTVSFDKDSTVQVFEANIRILGSLISSHILLTDPKHPFGKVDFEDYDNELLHLAHDLAVRLLPAFENTSTGIPYPRVNLKTGVPADSINETCTAGAGSLLVEFGILSRLIGDSTFEWVARRAVRALWSLRNNETGLLGNVVNIQTGQWVDKQSGLGAGMDSFYEYLLKSYILFGENEDYGMFQAAYESIQNHMRRGRESCNEGEGDPPLYVNVNMFSGEVMNTWIDSLQAFFPGLQVLNGDIDNAICLHAFYYAIWKRFGALPERFNWQLQAPDVPFYPLRPELVESTYLLYQATKNPFYLHVGMDILQSLEKNAKVRCGYATLHHVVDKSKEDRMESFFLSETCKYLYLLFDEDNPLHKSDNKYIFTTEGHVVPTDRRFREKQWSDLLPCEEVLTEGAPNRRPPPNNISNCNRFPEERRHALPLKSVYMRQIDHMVGLF, from the exons ATGCAATGGAGGTCAATAGTTGTTGGTCTGGTCGTTCTGAGAATCTCCCTCGGCTGTGTGCTGTGGCTAGCCTTCGGACTCGGACCTAATGTTAGTTGGGGGTTCAATTTCCCTCTCAGTTTCAGTTTGCGCAAACTAGACTTGTTATTCCGAGATGAAAATACATCGAACAAGGCGGGTAACTCGTGGTCCCAGCGAATCAAATCACACGGCCACAAATACGAAGCGATGCCGAGGAGCTGCACGAGGGTCGGAGAGGAGTCGCTCCGGAGATCCTACCTGAGCCTCTTCGACGGCGACAAGGACGAGTACGTCCGCAGATACAGCTCGTTCCCGGACGCACTGAGGTCGGAAATGAAGGCCATGGccaaagaaatgttttattttggataTGACAACTACATGAAATATGCTTTTCCCGAAGACGAGCTCAACCCCATTGACTGTCAAGGGAGGGGACCGGACGTGCAGAACCC GTCAAACATCAACATCAACGACGTCTTGGGGAACTATTCCCTTACGTTGGTTGACACCTTAGACACCCTACTG gtgcTTGGCAATGTCACAGAATTTCACAAAGCTGTCAAACTGGTTATAGATACTGTATCTTTTGACAAAGACTCGACTGTGCAAGTGTTCGAGGCGAACATCAG GATATTGGGAAGCCTTATATCATCTCACATCCTGCTAACGGATCCAAAACATCCCTTTGGTAAGGTGGACTTTGAAGATTACGATAATGAACTGCTTCACTTAGCTCATGACTTGGCTGTCCGCTTGCTGCCCGCCTTTGAGAACACCAGCACGGGCATCCCTTACCCACGG GTGAACCTGAAGACGGGAGTTCCTGCTGATAGCATCAATGAGACCTGTACTGCTGGCGCTGGGTCCCTCCTGGTAGAATTTGGCATTTTGAGTCGCTTGATTGGCGATTCCACCTTCGAGTGGGTCGCAAGACGAGCTGTCAGAGCTCTGTGGAGCCTGAGGAACAACGAAACCGGTCTGCTAG GTAATGTAGTGAATATTCAAACAGGTCAGTGGGTTGACAAACAGAGTGGCCTGGGAGCCGGAATGGACTCGTTTTATGAGTATCTGCTCAAATCGTACATCCTTTTCGGCGAGAATGAGGACTACGGGATGTTCCAAGCTGCGTATGAGAGCATTCAGAATCACATGAGACGAGG GAGAGAGTCGTGCAACGAAGGAGAGGGGGACCCGCCTCTCTATGTGAATGTGAACATGTTCAGCGGGGAGGTAATGAACACCTGGATCGATTCCCTTCAGGCCTTCTTTCCGGGGCTGCAG GTGCTGAATGGGGATATAGATAATGCAATCTGCTTGCATGCCTTCTACTATGCCATCTGGAAGCGGTTTGGGGCTTTGCCAGAGAGATTCAACTGGCAGCTCCAGGCTCCTGATGTCCCGTTCTACCCTTTAAGACCAGAGCTGGTGGAATCGACCTATCTGCTGTACCAG GCGACCAAAAATCCTTTTTATTTGCACGTTGGAATGGATATTCTTCAGAGCCTTGAAAAAAATGCCAAAGTCAG ATGTGGTTATGCAACTCTCCACCATGTTGTGGACAAATCCAAAGAGGACCGCATGGAGAGTTTCTTCCTCAGTGAGACATGCAAATACCTTTATCTG CTGTTTGACGAGGACAACCCGCTACATAAATCCGATAACAAGTACATCTTCACCACTGAAGGACACGTTGTGCCGACGGACAGGCGCTTCAGGGAGAAACAGTGGAGTGACTTGCTTCCTTGTGAAGAGGTGCTGACGGAAGGAGCGCCAAATCGCAGGCCTCCTCCTAACAACATCAGCAAC TGTAACAGGTTCCCAGAGGAGCGACGGCACGCTCTGCCACTGAAGAGCGTGTACATGAGGCAGATCGATCACATGGTGGGTCTTTTCTGA
- the gnat1 gene encoding guanine nucleotide-binding protein G(t) subunit alpha-1: MGAGASAEEKHSRELEKKLKEDADKDARTVKLLLLGAGESGKSTIVKQMKIIHKDGYSREECLEFITIIYSNTLQSMMAIVKAMNTFNMSYGHSDQQDDARKLTHLADTIEEGTMPKEMSDIILRLWKDSGIQACFDRASEYQLNDSAGYYLNDLERLVLPGYVPTEQDVLRSRVKTTGIIETQFSFKDLHFRMFDVGGQRSERKKWIHCFEGVTCIIFIAALSAYDMVLVEDDEVNRMHESLHLFNSICNHRYFAATSIVLFLNKKDVFVEKIKKAHLSMCFPDYDGPNTYEDAGNYIKIQFLDLNLRRDIKEIYSHMTCATDTENVKFVFDAVTDIIIKENLKDCGLF, encoded by the exons ATGGGGGCTGGAGCGAGTGCCGAGGAAAAACACTCCAGAGAGCTGGAAAAGAAGCTGAAGGAGGATGCTGACAAGGATGCAAGAACggtcaagctgctgctgctag GTGCTGGAGAATCCGGAAAAAGCACAATCGTCAAACAGATGAA AATTATCCACAAAGATGGTTACTCGCGCGAAGAATGTTTGGagttcatcaccatcatctacAGCAACACCCTGCAATCCATGATGGCCATTGTGAAGGCCATGAACACATTCAACATGAGCTACGGCCACTCTGACCAGCAG GATGATGCAAGGAAGCTCACGCACCTCGCAGACACCATTGAGGAAGGCACCATGCCGAAAGAGATGTCAGACATCATTTTACGCCTGTGGAAGGACTCTGGCATTCAGGCCTGCTTTGACAGGGCCTCGGAGTACCAACTCAACGACTCCGCCGGATA ttaccTGAATGACTTGGAGCGACTTGTCCTGCCAGGCTACGTGCCCACGGAGCAGGATGTGCTGCGATCTCGAGTGAAGACCACCGGCATCATCGAGACTCAGTTTTCCTTCAAAGATCTTCACTTCAG AATGTTTGATGTGGGCGGCCAGAGgtcagagaggaagaaatggATCCACTGCTTTGAAGGCGTGAcctgcatcatcttcatcgccgCTTTGAGCGCCTATGACATGGTGCTGGTAGAGGACGATGAAGTG AATCGAATGCACGAAAGTCTGCACTTGTTCAACAGCATTTGCAACCACCGCTACTTCGCAGCCACTTCCATTGTGCTCTTTCTCAACAAGAAAGACGTGTTCGTTGAGAAGATCAAGAAAGCTCATCTCAGCATGTGCTTCCCCGACTACGACG GCCCCAATACATACGAAGACGCTGGCAACTACATCAAAATCCAGTTCTTGGACCTGAACTTGCGTCGAGATATCAAAGAGATCTACTCTCACATGACCTGCGCGACAGACACAGAGAACGTGAAGTTTGTGTTTGACGCCGTAAccgacatcatcatcaaagaaaaCCTGAAGGATTGTGGACTCTTCTAA